One genomic segment of Deltaproteobacteria bacterium HGW-Deltaproteobacteria-18 includes these proteins:
- the hypF gene encoding carbamoyltransferase HypF, giving the protein MLMQRWKWIITGGVQGVGFRPFVYKAALHAKVTGRVLNTPEGVLIEVQGTLDQLATFEDTFSATIPPLARIVTLDREVIPPLSGEDAFRILKSTGGHGHQVLISPDVATCDDCIADMRDPSDRRYRYAFTNCTNCGPRYTITRAIPYDRACTSMSCFPLCPDCLEEYENPLDRRFHAQPNACPACGPKLWLTDRTGRTLCENDEAVRRTSALLLKGGLLAMKGLGGFHLVCDARNQVAVQELRTRKNRKDKPLAIMVADLDAARAFCVLSEAEEELLIGRQRPIVLAKARKGSGLAPGLSPDTAFLGVMLPYTPLHHVLFDYLGRSEILPAALVMTSGNLSSDPICLGNREALRRLGSIADNFLLHDRDILIRCDDSVLRVVDEKPQFIRRARGYTPAPIDLAKDGPVVLGVGPLLKNTLCLTKGRQAFVSQHIGDLEHLEAYGFFREICAHLQDILQVEPKAVVHDLHPDFLSTGFARESGLPCLPLQHHFAHIHAVLAENRYIGAAIGLALDGVGLGDDGTMWGGEALLVDTSKLEHRRLARFSQIMLPGADVATREPWRLARAHLHALNIHVPDEKPWPWLEKHAAADKVVGQVLERRINSPLSSSCGRLFDAVSAMLGLCECISYEGQAAIRLEAVQDKDEKGVYSCSVIEYDQIVELDTLELFAQVHAQWREGECPAKISRRFHLGLIDGLSRLYSHLAARCSCNTVALSGGVMQNLTLATELPKALAAQGATVLTHCELPPNDACISLGQAAYGQLVLQP; this is encoded by the coding sequence ATGCTCATGCAACGCTGGAAATGGATCATCACCGGAGGGGTGCAAGGGGTAGGCTTTCGGCCCTTCGTCTACAAGGCGGCCCTGCACGCAAAGGTCACGGGGCGGGTGCTGAACACCCCCGAAGGAGTGCTCATCGAGGTACAGGGCACCCTGGACCAACTTGCCACCTTCGAAGACACCTTCTCCGCCACCATCCCGCCCTTGGCACGCATCGTGACCTTGGACCGGGAGGTGATCCCGCCGCTGTCCGGCGAGGACGCCTTCCGGATCCTCAAGAGCACGGGCGGACACGGACATCAGGTGCTCATCAGTCCCGACGTGGCCACCTGCGACGACTGCATCGCGGACATGCGCGACCCGTCGGACCGCAGATACCGCTATGCCTTCACCAACTGCACCAATTGCGGACCGCGCTACACCATCACCCGCGCCATCCCCTACGACCGCGCCTGCACCTCCATGAGCTGTTTTCCGCTCTGTCCGGACTGCCTCGAAGAATATGAAAATCCACTGGACAGGCGCTTCCATGCCCAGCCCAACGCCTGCCCCGCGTGCGGCCCGAAACTGTGGCTGACGGACAGGACGGGCCGGACACTGTGCGAGAACGACGAAGCCGTGCGCCGCACCTCCGCCCTGCTGCTCAAGGGCGGACTTTTGGCCATGAAGGGTCTGGGCGGATTCCATCTCGTCTGCGACGCCCGCAACCAGGTGGCGGTGCAGGAACTCAGGACCCGCAAGAACCGCAAGGACAAACCCCTGGCGATCATGGTTGCGGACCTCGATGCGGCCCGGGCCTTCTGCGTCCTCAGCGAGGCCGAAGAGGAGCTGCTAATCGGCAGGCAGCGGCCCATCGTCCTGGCCAAGGCCCGCAAAGGCTCGGGACTCGCGCCGGGCCTGTCCCCGGACACCGCCTTTTTGGGAGTGATGCTGCCTTATACGCCCCTGCACCACGTGCTCTTCGACTATCTCGGACGCTCCGAAATTCTGCCCGCGGCCCTGGTCATGACCTCGGGAAACCTGAGCTCTGATCCAATTTGTCTCGGCAATCGCGAGGCCCTCAGGCGCCTTGGAAGCATTGCCGACAATTTCCTGCTGCACGACCGCGACATCCTGATCCGCTGCGACGATTCGGTGCTGCGGGTGGTAGACGAAAAACCCCAGTTCATCCGCAGGGCGCGCGGCTACACCCCCGCCCCCATCGACCTGGCCAAGGACGGCCCCGTGGTGCTTGGCGTCGGCCCCCTGCTGAAGAACACTCTCTGCCTGACCAAAGGGCGACAAGCCTTTGTTTCGCAGCATATCGGCGATCTGGAACACCTCGAGGCCTACGGCTTTTTCCGGGAGATCTGCGCCCATCTGCAAGACATCCTGCAAGTGGAACCAAAGGCCGTGGTCCATGACCTGCATCCGGATTTTCTGAGCACCGGCTTTGCCCGCGAGTCCGGGCTGCCCTGCCTGCCCCTGCAGCATCATTTTGCGCACATCCATGCTGTCCTGGCCGAAAACAGATACATCGGGGCGGCCATCGGGCTGGCCCTGGACGGAGTTGGGCTGGGCGACGACGGAACCATGTGGGGCGGCGAGGCCCTGCTGGTCGATACGTCAAAGCTCGAACACAGGCGGCTGGCGCGCTTTTCACAAATCATGCTGCCCGGCGCGGACGTGGCCACACGCGAACCCTGGCGGCTGGCGCGGGCCCATCTGCATGCCCTGAACATCCACGTCCCGGACGAAAAACCCTGGCCATGGCTAGAGAAACATGCCGCCGCCGACAAGGTCGTCGGGCAGGTGCTTGAGCGCCGCATCAATTCGCCGCTCTCCTCCAGCTGCGGACGACTTTTCGATGCAGTGTCGGCCATGCTCGGCCTTTGCGAATGCATCTCCTACGAGGGTCAGGCGGCGATCCGGCTGGAGGCGGTGCAGGACAAAGATGAAAAAGGTGTTTATTCGTGTTCCGTAATCGAATATGACCAAATCGTGGAACTTGATACCTTGGAACTTTTTGCGCAGGTTCACGCACAGTGGCGCGAAGGTGAATGCCCGGCAAAAATAAGCAGGCGCTTTCACCTTGGTCTCATTGACGGTCTGAGCAGGCTTTACTCCCATCTGGCCGCACGGTGCTCATGCAACACCGTGGCCCTGAGCGGCGGGGTCATGCAGAATCTGACCCTGGCCACTGAGCTTCCCAAGGCTCTGGCCGCACAGGGAGCAACCGTGCTGACCCACTGCGAACTGCCGCCCAACGACGCCTGCATTTCTCTTGGCCAGGCCGCCTACGGCCAACTGGTCCTGCAACCCTAA